Part of the Deltaproteobacteria bacterium genome is shown below.
GCGCGAGAGGAGCTGATACGACACGCGCAGCAGCGCCTCGCCGCACAGCGCCACCTCCGCCGTCGCCAGCGTGTCGTAGGTCTCGGTGACGACGCCCTGGGTGGTGTTCTCGATCGGCGCGATCCCGTGGTCGGCGGCGCCCCGCTCGACGGCCGCGAAGATCTCGGCGATCGGGCTCACCGCGACCAGCTCGACCGACGCGCCGAAGGTCCGGCGCGCGGCCTCGTGGGCAAAGGTGCCGGCGGGGCCGAGGTAGGCGATCCGCAGCGGGCGTTCGAGCGCGCGCGTGGCCGAGATGATCTCGCGGAACACGGGCTCGATCGCGGCGTCCGGGAACGGGCCCGGGTTCGCGGCGCGCAGGGCCGCCACGAGATCGCGCTCGCGCGCCGCGGACAGGACCTCGGTCCCCAGGCGCGCCTTCACCCGCCCCACCTGCTCGCCGAGCGCGGCACGCTCGTTGAGCCGGGTCAGGATCTCGCGGTCCACCCGGTCGATCTCGGCACGCAGGTGCCCGAGCTCGCCGGTGGCGGCGGCGGCGTCACCGGCCGGGCCGGCGCTCGGCGGCGGAGCCTGGGCTTCGGGGCTGCGAGTCATCCGGTGATCCCGGTGCTCCGGCGGGCCCGGGGGCGGCAGCCGGCCCCGAAGGGCGCCGGCGCCGGGCGGGCGCAGTGAGGTTCGGAAGGCGGGCCAACCCCGCGAAAAAGCGCGCGCATTCTACTCGAGGCGGTCGCGGGTCGCAAAGATTCGCTCGGCTTTCCGATGGGTTGGCGCCGGGACCCGCCGGGGGGGTGAAGCCCCGTCCGGCCATCAAGCGCGCCGGCGCGAGCGCCGATGCTGCGAGGACGCGGGGAGCTCCTTCCGATGCCCGATCCCTGGCTCGCCGATCGCCGGCAGCCGCGCGACAGCCTTGCGACGAAGATCATCTTCTTCGTCTTCCTGTCGACCTTCCTCACTGCGGTCGTGGTGAGCTGGGTGGCGGTGCACTCGAGCTACTCCTTCCTGCGCTCGCATCTCGAGCACGAGCTTCCCGCCGCCCTGCAAGCCGCCGGGGAGGCACTCGGACACGAGCAGGCGGAGCTCGCGCACGAGCTCGCGAGGCTCGCGGAGGCGCCCGCCGTGCGCGCCGCCGCCGGCGGCGACGCCGGGGCGCGGGCGGGGGCGGAGAGCCTCCTGCGCGGGCACCGCGGGCGCTCGAAGCTGGCAGGCCTCGCCCTGCGCGACACCGCCGGTGTCCTGTGCGCCGGGACCCCGAGCCCTCCTCCGCGCGAGCCGGGCCTCCCTGCCGACGCCCTCCTGCGTCCCGCCGGCGATCGGTTCGTGATGGGCGTGCCCGTGCTCGACGACCGCGGCCAGGCGATCGGGCGGCTCGATGCCTCGCTCGAGCCCTCCGAGGCGCTGCGGGGCGCCGGCGGCTCCGCGCCCGCCGCCTGGCTCCACCTGGTCGATCCGCGCGGCCGGATCCTCGCGCGCGGCGGCGCGACCGGCGAGCCCACCTTCGCGAGCTTCCCGGCCGCGCTCCTCGCCGGCCCGGCGGGCCCGGGGCTCCGCGAGTTCCGCGCCGCCGGCGAGCGCCGCGCGATCGCCGTCGTCCAGCCCCTCGCGAGCGGCGGCGCCAGCCTCGTGGTCGCACAGCTCCTCGAGACGGCCTACGCGCCGCTCTTCACGGTAGTGACGCGCATCTTCGTGATCGACCTCGCCGTCGTGCTCCTCTTCAGCTTCCTCGCCTACGAGATCACCTCCGCGATCGTGCGCCCGCTCGAGCAGCTCTCGGAGGCCGCGCGGCGCATCTCGCAGGGCGAGCTCGAGGTGGAGATCGCCGAGCAGCCGCGCCGCGACGAGATCGGACTGCTCACGCGCACCTTCAACGACATGGCGCGGCGCCTGCGCCGCAACCGCGCCGAGATCGAGCAGCACCACCGCCAGCTCCGCGAGCAGAACGAGCAGCTCCAGCAGGCCAACGAGGTGCTCGAGCAGCTCTCGATCACCGACGGGCTCACCAAGCTCCACAACCACCGCTACTTCCAGGAGACGCTCACCCGCGAGATCAAGCGCGTCTCGCGCACCGGCGAGACGCTGGCGCTGCTGCTCATCGACATCGACGACTTCAAGGCGCTCAACGACCGCCTGGGCCACGCCGCGGGCGACGCGGTGCTGGTGCGGATCGCGCGGATCCTGAACGAGTCCGTGCGCGAGTCCGACGTGCTGGCCCGCTACGGCGGCGAGGAGTTCGTGGTGCTGGCGCCCGGGACCGACCTGGAGGGCGTCGCCTACCTGGCCGAGAAGGTGCGCACCGCGGTCGCCGAGGCCTTGTTCGGCCTCGACCCCGCGGGCGAGCCGATGCGGGTCACGGTCTCGATCGGCGTGGCCGAGTACGCGGGCGACCGGCGCGCCTTCTTCGACGTCGCGGACCGCGCGCTCTACCGCGCCAAGGCC
Proteins encoded:
- the pheA gene encoding prephenate dehydratase, encoding MTRSPEAQAPPPSAGPAGDAAAATGELGHLRAEIDRVDREILTRLNERAALGEQVGRVKARLGTEVLSAARERDLVAALRAANPGPFPDAAIEPVFREIISATRALERPLRIAYLGPAGTFAHEAARRTFGASVELVAVSPIAEIFAAVERGAADHGIAPIENTTQGVVTETYDTLATAEVALCGEALLRVSYQLLSRSGRLEEVRRVASHPQGLAQCRSWLDRQLPEAERVETSSTAAAARLAAGDGDVAAVASAVAGETYGLLPAARAIEDRRDNTTRFLLLGRKPPARSGADLTSVLFTVRKAQPGALHRLLEPFARHGVNLTAIQSRPMPGKPFEYLFFLDLEGHREDAAVEAALAEAAAHAHSHRVLGSFPRAGIGEGAAP
- a CDS encoding diguanylate cyclase; its protein translation is MPDPWLADRRQPRDSLATKIIFFVFLSTFLTAVVVSWVAVHSSYSFLRSHLEHELPAALQAAGEALGHEQAELAHELARLAEAPAVRAAAGGDAGARAGAESLLRGHRGRSKLAGLALRDTAGVLCAGTPSPPPREPGLPADALLRPAGDRFVMGVPVLDDRGQAIGRLDASLEPSEALRGAGGSAPAAWLHLVDPRGRILARGGATGEPTFASFPAALLAGPAGPGLREFRAAGERRAIAVVQPLASGGASLVVAQLLETAYAPLFTVVTRIFVIDLAVVLLFSFLAYEITSAIVRPLEQLSEAARRISQGELEVEIAEQPRRDEIGLLTRTFNDMARRLRRNRAEIEQHHRQLREQNEQLQQANEVLEQLSITDGLTKLHNHRYFQETLTREIKRVSRTGETLALLLIDIDDFKALNDRLGHAAGDAVLVRIARILNESVRESDVLARYGGEEFVVLAPGTDLEGVAYLAEKVRTAVAEALFGLDPAGEPMRVTVSIGVAEYAGDRRAFFDVADRALYRAKAAGKNCVAGLEELGRS